The DNA segment GCGGGATCACGCCGGACATGTTGAGCTTGAGCGGCAGATGCGAGCTCTGCCCGCCGTAGACCTTGCGCCCCACCTGCCGCTTGGCGTAGTTGACCAGGATCTTGCGCTGGCCCTTCTCGACGAACACCACCAGCCCGGTCACCAGTATCGCTCCGGCGAGCAGCAGCAGCACCAGCGGGATGGAGAACGTGCCGGTGCGCGCCAGTTCCAGCGTGCCGCCAACCGCGGCCGGCAGTCCAGCCGCAATGCCCGCGAAGATGATGAGCGAGATCCCGTTGCCGATCCCCCGCTCGGTGATCTGCTCGCCGAGCCACATCAGGAACATGGTGCCGGTCACCAGCGTCACCACGGTGGTGAAGCGGAACATCAGTCCCGGCTCGACCACCAGTCCGCGCTGCGCTTCGAGCGCGATGGCGATCCCCAGCGCCTG comes from the Burkholderiales bacterium genome and includes:
- the secY gene encoding preprotein translocase subunit SecY; translation: MAQESLLGLSGKFGDLKRRLLFLLGALIVYRIGAHVPVPGIDPVQLAELFKSQQGGILDMFNMFSGGALSRFTIFALGIMPYISASIIMQLLTVVVPTLEQLKKEGESGRRKITQYTRYGTLVLATFQALGIAIALEAQRGLVVEPGLMFRFTTVVTLVTGTMFLMWLGEQITERGIGNGISLIIFAGIAAGLPAAVGGTLELARTGTFSIPLVLLLLAGAILVTGLVVFVEKGQRKILVNYAKRQVGRKVYGGQSSHLPLKLNMSGVIP